Below is a genomic region from Leptotrichia shahii.
ATAAATGTTCCTCTGTAGGCAAGTCCACTTTCTTCATTTAATACTTCAAATTCTCTTGAAATAGCTTTTGTTGGATCTCCAATCATTGTAAATTTAACTTTTCCGATTGCTTCAGAATGATCATGCCAAGCCTTGTGTGTAAAATGAGTATCAGTACTTACTGAATAAACATTAAATCCTAATTTTTCCAATTCTTCCCTATGATCTTCCAAATCTTCCAATTCTGTAGGACATACAAAAGTAAAGTCAGCTGGGTAAAAAACCACAACATTCCATTTTCCTAAAAAGTCCTTTTCAAAGTTTACTTCTCTAAATTCTTCATTTTGGTAAGCCTGTGCTGTAAAGTTTTCAATTTTTTTTCCTATTAGTGACATAATTTCCTCCTAATTATTAATATTATTATTTTTAATTTGAAATGATTACAATTATTTCTTAATTACATTATATCATAAAATATTAATTTGTCAAATAATTTTTTTTTGCATTTCATTTTTTTTCTAATGCAGCTGATCAAATCCTTCACCAAAGACTTTTGTTGTATCTGTAACTGTAACAAAAGCTGTTGGATCATGCATTTTTAAAAATTTTCTTAATTGTATAAATTGTCTTCTTTCAATGATTGTAAGCAGAATATCCTTTTCAGTTCCAGAATATCCTCCTATTCCTTTTAAAATAGTGCATCCTCTGTCAAAGTCCTTTAAAATATAATTTAATACAAGATCCTTATTGGAAGTAATAACCATAATCTGTTTACGTGAATTAAATCCTTCAATAAATTTATCTGTAATAAATCCTGTTACATAAACACTTAATAGTCCAACAAGCCCCAATTCCACACCAAATGCAAAAATTGCCAAAAGAGTAACAATAGCATCAACAATGAAACTGGACATTCCGTAGCCGATGTGGCAATACTTGTTAATAATTCT
It encodes:
- the ahpC gene encoding alkyl hydroperoxide reductase subunit C, which codes for MSLIGKKIENFTAQAYQNEEFREVNFEKDFLGKWNVVVFYPADFTFVCPTELEDLEDHREELEKLGFNVYSVSTDTHFTHKAWHDHSEAIGKVKFTMIGDPTKAISREFEVLNEESGLAYRGTFIINPEGKIVAYEVNDEGIGRDASELVRRAKAAKFVADNPGLVCPAKWKEGEATLKPGLDLVGKI
- a CDS encoding YitT family protein, with the protein product MNKKTIFKLIKEYFLIGIGTLFLAMGLQFFFFPNKIASGGVTGLALVINSLFGFPTGLFVAISNLILFALAFIVISGHFGFKSIYATVLLSFFLSVFEKYYPNYTITKDIFLATVFGSAICALGITIIYLYEASTGGTSIIARIINKYCHIGYGMSSFIVDAIVTLLAIFAFGVELGLVGLLSVYVTGFITDKFIEGFNSRKQIMVITSNKDLVLNYILKDFDRGCTILKGIGGYSGTEKDILLTIIERRQFIQLRKFLKMHDPTAFVTVTDTTKVFGEGFDQLH